AGACGTCAATTATCCATTCTCTATTGAATCAGTTGAGCAATTCAGCTGGGACGAAGAGACGCTTCTGACGGATGATGAAATTCATCCGGTAGAAGGGGAAACAATTGATTTTACGCCTGTATTAGAAGAACTGATTTTGCTGGAGATCCCGCTGCAAGTATTCTGCGAAAATGCAGATGAAATGCAACAGGTCGAAGGTAAAGGCTGGTCCTATACAACCGATGAAGAATTGGAAGCGCAGCGTCAAGATGCAGAAGAAAAAGTGGATCCTCGATTAGCGGGATTTGGGCTAACCTAAATTTTTGAGACAATATAAAACACCTTCGAAGTGGTACACTTGTAAAAAGTACTTACAACGGAGGTGTTTTTGCGTGGGCAAAAACGTATATTCAAGCGAAGTAAAATGGGCAGTTGTCAAAGATAAATTGAGTGGGGAATTAACAACTAAAGAAATTATGGAGAAGCACGGAGTCAAAAATAAATCCCAGATTGAAACCTGGATGAGATGGTATCGTGCAAATGAAATATATCGTTTTGATCAACCGATAGGTAAACAATATACCTTCGGTCATGGGCCAGAACTTTCGAGTGAAGCGGACAAGAAAGAACGACAGATGTCTCATTTAAAAATGGAGAATGAGATTCTAAAAAAGTACATGGAGATCGAAAGGAGATTGAGAAAGAAATAGTTCTGCAGATTGTGGAAAAACTAAAAAAGAAGTATACAATAACAGCCATTTTATCCGCATTAGGAGTACCACGAGCTACCTACTATAGGTGGCGTCTGGAGGAAACGGATAAGTCTCTTTCAGTGGAAGAGGAGGCTATTATAGAATTGTGTAAACGCACTAAATATCGGAATGGACATAGAAAAATCAAAGCATTTCTAAAGCAGGAATACAACATAGAATTGAATCGCAATACGGTTCAACGCCTCATGCAAAAGCATAACTTACAGTGTCGTATCAAGCCTAAACGAAAGTGGAAATCTCAAGGGGAAAGTATCATAATTGCCCCAGATCTTCTTAAACGTAATTTCACAGCTAGTGAACCGAATCAGAAGTGGGTAACCGACATCACCTATATCCAGTATGGTAGTACGACAAAATATCTTTCAACCATTATGGATTTATACAATAATGAAATTGTTGCTTACAAATTATACGACCATCAACAGACACCACTCGTAATTGACACATTAAAGGCGGCACTAGCTGCGAGAAACCACCCCACAGGAGTGATTATACATTCGGATCAAGGGAGTGTGTATACGTCATACGCGTATCAAGCCTATATCAAGGATAACGACCTGATCGGCAGCATGTCACGTCGAGGAAACTGTTGGGACAATGCGGTGATTGAATCATTTCATTCGAGTCTGAAATCTGAAGAATTTCAATACGTTAAATTTAATTCATTACGCAATAATATTGTAGTTGAACGAGTAATTGCCTATTTAAATTATTATAATGAAGAACGTATCCAAGAAAAATTAGGCTACCTGACACCGATAAAATATGGTGTCAAAGCAGCCTAATCATGGTGTTTTATATGTGTCTCATATCGCTAGGTCAGTCTAATTGGCTAATTTTTTTGAAACCGATAAAGAGTAAACCCTTATAAGGAGGTGCCCCCCAATGGCAGTACCAAAGAGAAGAACTTCTAAAACGAAGAAAAATATGCGTCGAACTCATTTCAAAATTGAAGCGCCAGGTATGACTACTTGCGACAACTGTGGCGAAATGAAATTGGCACACCACGTTTGCAAATCATGCGGACACTACAAAGGAAAAGACGTTGTAGGCGAATAATTTAGATTTAGCGCAACGAACGGAAGACTGTCTTGAGACCATGGCTCAAGGCAGTCTTTTTTGTTTTGTGTAAAAATGGTATGCTAGATAAAAAAGGGGGAAGTCATATGTCTTACACGATAGAAATCAGTCAGTCAATTGCGTATTTTACAATTAACCGTCCGGACATGCGTAATGCAGTGAATTATGATGTGATGGAAGGACTTGAATTATTTTTAGATCAAATAGAGGATGATCCTGAAGTTTCGTTTGCTGTCATCACAGGGGAAGGTGAACTGGCATTTTGTTCAGGAGGAGATCTTGGGGATTTTCATGGTTTTCAGACAGCGGATGATGCGTGGCCTATGTTAAGCAGAGGAGCGAATATTTTATACCGTATCGCGACATTGCCGATGCCGACGATTGCGCTGGTCAACGGGGCGGCTGTCGGCGGCGGCTGTGAACTGGCAACAGCCTGTGATTACCGTCTTGTCGCTTCACATGCCAAAGCAGGATTTATTCAGGGAACATTAGCTATAACGTCTGGCTGGGGAGGCGCATCGCTGCTGTTCGAAAAGAATGGCCCTCATGACCGCATGCTGCAGTTTACGAGCAGAGCGAGCGTTCATTCGGCAGAACAGCTGGAGCAGCTTGGATGGGCTACTGAAGTGTTTGAAGGGGATGTGCAGACAGCACTCGATCAATTTTTAGCGCCGAAGCTGAAAGTGCACAGAAATGTACACCGTGCCTATAAAAACATTGCCGTAAGAAAGTGGAAGTCCGGTGATCTGAAGCTGGCAATGCAGGAAGAAGCCCGCGTCTGTTCAGTGCTGTGGGAAAGCGATGCCCACCACGAAGCGGTTCAGCGATTCTTAACAAAAAGCAAGTAAAGTTCCTCCCCCGGCAGACATATACTGTCGGGATTGCTTAGTTTCTGCTTGTAAACGGTTTCATAGATGCGATACACTTATTGTAAGAAGTTCTTTGCATCAACTGTACGCAAATAGACTACGGGGAGTGATTGTATGCAAGAAGTAAAAGCATCCATGGCAGGTACAATTTTTTCGATTGAAGTAAAAGAAGGAGACGCTGTGACAAAGGGACAAGTCGTCATTATTTTGGAATCTATGAAAATGGAAATTCCGTTGGAAGCGGAAATGGACGGGACAGTCAGTAAAATCCACGGTGCTGAAGGTGATTTTGTAGACGAAGAAGACGTGTTGGTCACAATTCAATCGTAAGGGAAGGCGGGAAGTTCCTTGGCAAATGAATCAGCAAAGACAGCTTATAATGAAAAACTGCAAAAAATCAGTACCCGCATATCTGGAGGCGGCGCTGAAAAATATCATGAGAAGTTGGAGGAACAAGGCAAACTGTTCGTCAGAGAACGATTGCGGCTGCTGTTTGATGAAGGAAAGTATGCGGAAGACGGAAAGTTCGCAAACTGTGAAGCGAATGATCTGCCTGCTGACGGAGTTGTGACCGCTACGGGGAAAATTGACGGTCAGACAGTCTGTGTCATGGCTAATGACTCTACGGTAAAGGCGGGGTCCTGGGGCGCCAGAACAGTAGAAAAAATTATACGTATTCAAGAAACGGCGGAGAAACTGAATGTGCCGTTACTGTATTTAGTGGATTCAGCTGGTGCCCGTATAACGGATCAGCTGGATATGTTTCCGAACCGCCGCGGAGCAGGACGGATTTTTCACAATCAGGTACGATTGTCCGGAGTGATTCCGCAAGTTTGTCTGCTGTTTGGGCCTTCCGCGGCAGGCGGTGCGTATATTCCCGCTTTCTGTGACATCGTGATCATGGTGGAAGGTAATGCGTCGATGTATTTAGGTTCGCCGCGTATGGCGGAGAAAGTCATTGGAGAGAAAGTGACACTCGAAGAAATGGGCGGTGCCCGTATGCATTGTTCAGTGAGCGGATGCGGTGATGTCCTGGCTGAAAACGAAGAGCAGGCTATCATCGAAGCACGCAGATATCTTTCGTACTTCCCTGCCAATTTTGAAGCGCCTGTCAGACGGGCGGAAGCCGGCGAGGTCAAAGCGGGGCGTTCATTGGAAGAAATTATTCCCGAAAATCAAAATGCGCCTTTTGATATGTATGAAGCAATTGATCAGCTCGTGGATGAAAACAGCCTGTTTGAAATCAAAAAACTGTTCGCGGCTGAGGTCATCACAACGCTTGCGCGAATTGACGGAAGGCCTGTCGGAATCATTGCTAATCAGCCGAAAGTAAAGGGCGGCGTGCTGTTTGTGGATTCAGCCGATAAGGTAACAAAATTTATCACATTATGTGATGCTTTTTCCATCCCGCTGCTGTTCCTGGCGGATGTTCCGGGCTTTATGATCGGAACAAAAGTTGAGCGTCAGGGCATTATCCGTCACGGGGCAAAATTGATTATGGCAATGAGTTCCGCGACGGTGCCGAAGATTTCTGTTATTGTCCGTAAAGCGTACGGTGCGGGGCTGTATGCTATGGCCGGTCCTGCATTTGAGCCGGATGTATGCATCGCGCTGCCGACAGCG
The Sporosarcina sp. P33 genome window above contains:
- a CDS encoding IS3 family transposase (programmed frameshift) codes for the protein MGKNVYSSEVKWAVVKDKLSGELTTKEIMEKHGVKNKSQIETWMRWYRANEIYRFDQPIGKQYTFGHGPELSSEADKKERQMSHLKMENEILKKVHGDRKEIEKEIVLQIVEKLKKKYTITAILSALGVPRATYYRWRLEETDKSLSVEEEAIIELCKRTKYRNGHRKIKAFLKQEYNIELNRNTVQRLMQKHNLQCRIKPKRKWKSQGESIIIAPDLLKRNFTASEPNQKWVTDITYIQYGSTTKYLSTIMDLYNNEIVAYKLYDHQQTPLVIDTLKAALAARNHPTGVIIHSDQGSVYTSYAYQAYIKDNDLIGSMSRRGNCWDNAVIESFHSSLKSEEFQYVKFNSLRNNIVVERVIAYLNYYNEERIQEKLGYLTPIKYGVKAA
- the rpmF gene encoding 50S ribosomal protein L32; this translates as MAVPKRRTSKTKKNMRRTHFKIEAPGMTTCDNCGEMKLAHHVCKSCGHYKGKDVVGE
- a CDS encoding DUF177 domain-containing protein, whose amino-acid sequence is MKWSIHQLRKHRQGPLLFDEAVNLDSVKNRNEEIRAIQPVRVSGTCIIGEKKLTCQLRLEGSMILPCARTWEDVNYPFSIESVEQFSWDEETLLTDDEIHPVEGETIDFTPVLEELILLEIPLQVFCENADEMQQVEGKGWSYTTDEELEAQRQDAEEKVDPRLAGFGLT
- a CDS encoding acetyl-CoA carboxylase biotin carboxyl carrier protein subunit, yielding MQEVKASMAGTIFSIEVKEGDAVTKGQVVIILESMKMEIPLEAEMDGTVSKIHGAEGDFVDEEDVLVTIQS
- a CDS encoding enoyl-CoA hydratase/isomerase family protein; protein product: MSYTIEISQSIAYFTINRPDMRNAVNYDVMEGLELFLDQIEDDPEVSFAVITGEGELAFCSGGDLGDFHGFQTADDAWPMLSRGANILYRIATLPMPTIALVNGAAVGGGCELATACDYRLVASHAKAGFIQGTLAITSGWGGASLLFEKNGPHDRMLQFTSRASVHSAEQLEQLGWATEVFEGDVQTALDQFLAPKLKVHRNVHRAYKNIAVRKWKSGDLKLAMQEEARVCSVLWESDAHHEAVQRFLTKSK
- a CDS encoding acyl-CoA carboxylase subunit beta, translated to MANESAKTAYNEKLQKISTRISGGGAEKYHEKLEEQGKLFVRERLRLLFDEGKYAEDGKFANCEANDLPADGVVTATGKIDGQTVCVMANDSTVKAGSWGARTVEKIIRIQETAEKLNVPLLYLVDSAGARITDQLDMFPNRRGAGRIFHNQVRLSGVIPQVCLLFGPSAAGGAYIPAFCDIVIMVEGNASMYLGSPRMAEKVIGEKVTLEEMGGARMHCSVSGCGDVLAENEEQAIIEARRYLSYFPANFEAPVRRAEAGEVKAGRSLEEIIPENQNAPFDMYEAIDQLVDENSLFEIKKLFAAEVITTLARIDGRPVGIIANQPKVKGGVLFVDSADKVTKFITLCDAFSIPLLFLADVPGFMIGTKVERQGIIRHGAKLIMAMSSATVPKISVIVRKAYGAGLYAMAGPAFEPDVCIALPTAQIAVMGPEAAVNAVYSNKIEAITDPKEKIAFIKEKQQEYKEEIDIYKMASELIIDEVVAPHDLRSVLVERLAYYETKKVANSSRKHPVYPV